In Candidatus Micrarchaeum acidiphilum ARMAN-2, the following are encoded in one genomic region:
- a CDS encoding translation initiation factor eIF-5A: protein MADGEILKASMKEVKVGRYILIDDVPCKVVDIETSSPGKHGSAKMRVTAIGIFGGEKKTLLKPSDGDAEIPVIKKKKVQVVSVTGSNAQLMDPETYEVYDLPIPAELSGKVKDGMEVEILEAMGRKAISRVTTGE, encoded by the coding sequence ATGGCAGATGGAGAAATATTAAAGGCATCTATGAAAGAGGTCAAGGTTGGCAGGTACATACTGATAGACGACGTGCCCTGCAAAGTGGTAGACATAGAGACCAGCTCGCCTGGAAAGCATGGCTCTGCAAAGATGCGTGTTACTGCAATAGGTATATTCGGTGGCGAAAAGAAAACACTGCTAAAGCCAAGCGACGGCGATGCGGAGATTCCCGTAATAAAGAAGAAAAAGGTGCAGGTGGTATCAGTTACCGGGTCAAACGCCCAGTTAATGGATCCGGAGACATACGAGGTATACGATCTTCCAATACCTGCAGAGCTTTCTGGAAAAGTAAAAGACGGCATGGAAGTAGAAATACTGGAGGCCATGGGAAGAAAGGCCATATCTAGGGTAACAACCGGTGAATAA
- a CDS encoding cell division protein FtsZ encodes MSDLMNNLFSSGANEKSQGDENLGSTQIKIITAGFGGAGNNIVNRLVKAGVKGTEFVAFNTDYQHFKIIDDRINKILIGKSLTRGLGAGGDPIVGAKAAEVDRQLIEKAFEGSQLVFLCAGMGGGTGTGSIKIAAQVAKEQGAIVVSMVTYPFDLERIRKVKAEEGIQELRKYSDSVIILDNNRLVKLVPNLPMNDAFALADEVLAKAIGGLVWTITQPSLINIDFADVRAIMGGGDVGFIAVGNGKGTDKVGIAAESVLKNKLLDVDFEGAKGALIHISGGASLSIGDAIKAGEIITDRMDPKANIKWGARLIPGYEDQIEIVAIVTGVKGSSIVGHLAEKKRETPYSDIEMIG; translated from the coding sequence ATGAGCGACCTAATGAACAACCTTTTTAGTAGCGGTGCGAATGAAAAATCTCAGGGCGATGAGAATCTCGGATCTACACAGATAAAGATAATAACGGCAGGTTTCGGCGGCGCTGGAAACAACATAGTAAACAGGCTAGTTAAGGCCGGCGTGAAGGGCACAGAGTTTGTTGCGTTCAACACCGATTACCAGCACTTCAAGATAATAGACGACCGAATAAACAAAATACTTATAGGCAAGAGCCTGACGAGAGGCCTGGGTGCCGGAGGAGACCCGATTGTCGGCGCAAAAGCAGCAGAAGTCGACAGGCAGCTTATAGAAAAGGCGTTCGAAGGATCGCAGCTGGTATTCCTGTGCGCAGGAATGGGTGGCGGAACAGGAACGGGATCCATAAAGATAGCGGCCCAGGTAGCCAAAGAGCAGGGTGCCATCGTAGTGTCGATGGTTACTTATCCATTCGACCTGGAAAGGATAAGGAAGGTAAAGGCCGAGGAGGGCATACAGGAGCTTAGGAAATACAGCGACAGCGTCATAATACTAGACAACAACCGCTTGGTAAAGCTGGTTCCAAACCTGCCTATGAACGACGCCTTCGCACTTGCAGACGAAGTCCTTGCAAAGGCAATCGGCGGCCTGGTATGGACCATAACACAGCCAAGCCTGATAAACATAGACTTCGCTGACGTGAGGGCGATAATGGGCGGAGGAGATGTAGGCTTCATAGCGGTCGGAAACGGAAAGGGCACTGACAAGGTCGGAATAGCCGCAGAATCAGTGCTCAAGAACAAACTGCTTGACGTAGACTTTGAAGGTGCAAAGGGCGCACTCATACACATATCAGGAGGTGCATCTCTGTCCATAGGCGACGCCATAAAGGCAGGAGAGATAATAACCGATCGCATGGACCCGAAAGCCAACATAAAATGGGGTGCAAGGCTAATACCCGGGTACGAAGATCAGATAGAGATAGTGGCGATAGTCACTGGAGTAAAGGGGTCCAGCATAGTGGGACACCTGGCTGAGAAAAAGAGGGAAACGCCATACTCAGACATTGAGATGATAGGCTAG
- a CDS encoding SSU ribosomal protein S24E: protein MDIKILSDKENKVFQMREISALVNSESATPSKEEIKKEVCKKLNLHPDTTIVVSVEQKYGVMQSTCVLHSYKDAEMLKKFEPEYLVKRQQKESKGAKGAAEEKGSEEGEAKKDEAESKS from the coding sequence ATGGACATAAAAATACTAAGCGACAAGGAGAACAAGGTCTTCCAGATGCGGGAAATATCCGCGCTGGTAAATTCTGAAAGCGCCACCCCGTCAAAAGAGGAGATAAAGAAGGAGGTATGTAAGAAACTAAACCTTCACCCGGACACTACCATAGTTGTGTCGGTTGAGCAGAAGTATGGTGTAATGCAAAGCACATGCGTGCTGCACTCCTACAAGGACGCCGAGATGCTTAAGAAATTCGAGCCAGAATATCTGGTCAAAAGGCAGCAGAAAGAATCCAAAGGTGCTAAGGGCGCAGCCGAGGAAAAAGGCAGCGAAGAAGGCGAAGCCAAAAAGGATGAGGCTGAAAGCAAAAGTTAA
- a CDS encoding putative signal transduction protein with CBS domains, with protein MSQKYNGIPDELVTKVPAFDIGERLANIIPAIQKYDAVLVSKDNKPYGIIDDKTLFSKRFRLKFDKNETIKKYARVVPKITDSTSIDDAMIYFYKTRVKGLPYVKDGKLRGMLKRETILKVMLSTGLAVGDKVSSIMTSPALAVDANANLAQAKAAMDKNKVSRLLVLENNKFMGIITKSDIINFTTKGNEKLPELKTKTYAPANVPISSIVNKNPVVISSNAEIPDAIRMLVENGVSSLVVLNRQVPVGIVTATDILERSISNRRVDQNSIIITGLDQYTYQYEDEIKEEVKNFVAKVNKLRGFGINYITLRVKRIKSDTYEIKARVSYGRSKMISIQASDYLLDKTLSKLLKNLRDEIIQKKEKSTSQTGNYAYVD; from the coding sequence ATGAGCCAAAAATATAACGGCATACCTGACGAACTCGTGACAAAGGTACCAGCATTCGACATAGGCGAAAGGCTGGCAAATATAATTCCCGCCATTCAAAAATACGATGCTGTGCTGGTTAGCAAGGACAATAAGCCATATGGGATAATAGATGACAAGACACTTTTCTCAAAAAGGTTCAGACTCAAATTCGACAAGAATGAGACGATAAAGAAATACGCCAGAGTCGTGCCAAAGATAACTGACAGCACATCCATAGACGATGCGATGATATATTTCTATAAGACCCGGGTTAAGGGGCTTCCATATGTAAAAGACGGAAAGCTGAGGGGCATGCTTAAGCGGGAAACCATACTGAAGGTGATGCTTTCCACAGGTCTTGCCGTCGGAGACAAGGTAAGCTCTATAATGACGTCCCCTGCGCTGGCGGTCGATGCAAATGCAAACCTGGCGCAGGCAAAAGCGGCAATGGACAAAAACAAGGTAAGCAGGCTGCTTGTCCTAGAAAACAACAAGTTTATGGGTATAATCACCAAGAGCGACATAATAAATTTTACGACAAAAGGAAACGAAAAGCTTCCAGAACTGAAGACCAAAACGTACGCGCCTGCGAATGTGCCCATCTCAAGCATAGTCAACAAAAATCCGGTGGTGATAAGCAGCAATGCCGAGATACCTGATGCCATAAGGATGCTTGTCGAGAACGGGGTTTCGTCTCTCGTGGTTTTAAACAGGCAAGTTCCGGTAGGCATAGTCACAGCTACCGACATCCTAGAGCGCAGCATATCAAACAGGAGGGTCGACCAGAACAGCATAATAATAACGGGGCTGGACCAGTACACATACCAGTACGAAGACGAAATCAAAGAGGAAGTGAAGAACTTTGTGGCAAAGGTCAACAAGCTAAGAGGATTCGGAATAAACTATATAACGCTGCGCGTGAAACGGATAAAATCCGATACCTACGAGATAAAGGCCAGGGTGTCCTATGGAAGGTCCAAGATGATAAGCATACAGGCATCCGACTACCTGCTTGATAAGACCCTTTCAAAACTGTTAAAAAACCTGCGTGACGAAATCATACAGAAGAAAGAAAAGTCAACAAGCCAAACTGGCAATTACGCATATGTTGATTGA
- a CDS encoding Abortive infection protein, giving the protein MENIRARKQSKTKAETRKEIIYLLLIVDLFVTLTVTYFGLFGYIGKNTATYIGDIGLSFFFSLIVFSYLAAKGNSTSKTIEGLGLGKLTRAGVVYGFMIFLVMAAIEALLTFLHANASGIQAAPAYYLFFIAIIAPINEEILFRGFLVPRIGILASALIFAIPHLIIYYSVYELAFAFAFGLLAGYVFKKSGSLYSTIIAHMMVNVLAVLLLI; this is encoded by the coding sequence ATGGAAAACATTAGAGCAAGAAAACAGAGCAAAACAAAAGCCGAAACACGCAAAGAAATAATTTATCTGCTGCTCATAGTCGATTTGTTTGTTACGTTGACCGTAACATATTTCGGGCTTTTCGGATACATAGGTAAAAACACCGCAACCTACATAGGAGACATCGGCCTTTCCTTTTTCTTCTCGTTGATTGTGTTTTCCTACCTTGCTGCCAAGGGCAATTCCACCAGCAAGACCATAGAAGGACTGGGTCTCGGCAAGCTTACAAGAGCCGGCGTGGTCTACGGTTTTATGATATTCCTTGTAATGGCAGCCATAGAGGCGCTGCTGACGTTTCTGCATGCTAACGCCTCTGGCATTCAAGCTGCCCCTGCATACTACCTTTTCTTCATAGCAATAATAGCCCCGATAAACGAGGAGATATTATTCAGGGGCTTTCTAGTTCCGAGGATAGGCATACTGGCAAGCGCCCTGATATTCGCCATACCTCACCTTATCATATACTATTCGGTCTACGAGCTGGCATTCGCGTTCGCATTTGGCTTACTGGCGGGCTACGTATTCAAGAAATCGGGCTCTCTTTACTCAACCATAATAGCGCACATGATGGTAAACGTTCTTGCTGTTCTGCTGCTTATTTAA
- a CDS encoding phage SPO1 DNA polymerase-related protein, protein MKFEFSAGVVVYSECEGVRHFLILKRNDGKFDFPKGHIEKGEKAQEAAVRETYEETHLKVEIDRYFRRDIRYWFYKDGEKISKKLSMFLAKADSEEGVKISYEHTGFEWLTAEDAIEKLNTKDRGDIIASANRYAESKRQMDILNLEYSRLFDRFENWSLSSRFVPGEGPLDARIMFLGQAPGSEEDKTLRPFVGRSGMLLTDMIKRAGLDRDKAYITSVVQFFPPRNRAPSSFEIDVCKPFLFKQIDIVKPGLVVLLGNVAMLAVLGRTGVSSMHGTVVEKDGVRYFITLHPSAALRIKSKIPIIEADFKKLGSIVRDLI, encoded by the coding sequence ATGAAATTTGAATTCTCTGCTGGGGTGGTGGTTTATTCAGAATGCGAAGGAGTCAGACATTTCCTTATCCTGAAGAGAAACGATGGCAAATTTGATTTTCCAAAGGGACATATAGAAAAGGGCGAAAAGGCGCAGGAGGCTGCGGTGCGCGAAACCTATGAAGAGACCCACCTGAAAGTTGAAATAGACAGGTACTTCAGGCGAGACATCAGGTACTGGTTTTATAAGGATGGGGAAAAGATATCGAAAAAGCTAAGCATGTTCTTAGCTAAGGCGGACTCTGAGGAAGGAGTAAAAATATCCTATGAGCATACCGGATTCGAGTGGCTTACGGCTGAAGATGCCATTGAAAAACTGAATACTAAAGATCGTGGTGATATAATAGCTTCGGCAAACAGGTATGCAGAATCTAAGAGGCAGATGGACATCCTCAATCTTGAATATTCCAGGCTTTTTGACCGCTTTGAAAATTGGAGCTTGAGCAGCAGATTCGTGCCTGGGGAGGGGCCCCTAGATGCAAGGATCATGTTTTTGGGCCAGGCACCAGGCAGTGAAGAAGATAAAACGCTAAGGCCTTTTGTAGGGCGCAGCGGAATGCTACTTACTGACATGATAAAAAGGGCAGGACTTGACAGGGACAAGGCGTATATAACTAGCGTTGTACAGTTCTTTCCGCCCAGAAACAGGGCGCCTTCGAGTTTTGAAATAGACGTCTGCAAGCCTTTTCTTTTCAAGCAGATAGACATAGTGAAACCTGGGCTTGTTGTACTTCTTGGCAATGTTGCAATGCTGGCGGTGCTTGGCAGGACTGGCGTCTCGTCGATGCACGGGACCGTAGTTGAAAAGGACGGGGTTAGGTATTTCATAACGCTGCATCCTTCGGCAGCACTTCGCATAAAAAGTAAAATTCCAATTATAGAGGCGGACTTTAAGAAATTAGGCAGCATAGTAAGAGACTTGATTTGA
- a CDS encoding cell division protein FtsZ — translation MTINTNEDDMFTPRMAVVGVGGQGSNLINRLYNYGIKSAATVAINTDIKHLNMINADKKLLIGKEITHGLGAGGFPELAAKCADTSKDMIMDAIRGYDMIFLAAGMGGGTGGGAGPVVARMAKEQGSLVVAFVTYPFSLEGSRKQKADWSLEQLRKNADTTIVVENDRLLSYAPNLPIEKAFELIDNITSNAVKGITDTVTLPSLINLDFADVRTVLQGGGTAVINIGFGSGNDKVERVIRSTITHPLLNVNTENAHSALIHVSGGSSLTIEEATKIGEGVTDGLDPKANVIFGARLSPEMKDQVRVMSIVTGVTPRLGEGVVTSQTAEYNRDFMEGIDRIY, via the coding sequence ATGACAATCAACACAAACGAAGACGACATGTTCACCCCGCGCATGGCTGTAGTAGGTGTAGGGGGCCAGGGCAGCAATCTGATCAACAGGCTCTACAACTACGGCATAAAAAGCGCTGCCACTGTTGCCATAAACACCGACATAAAGCATCTCAACATGATAAACGCCGATAAGAAACTGCTAATAGGGAAGGAGATAACCCACGGCCTGGGCGCCGGGGGATTCCCCGAGCTTGCGGCAAAATGTGCGGACACAAGCAAGGACATGATAATGGACGCGATACGCGGCTACGACATGATATTCCTTGCTGCAGGTATGGGCGGCGGCACCGGCGGCGGTGCAGGACCGGTAGTTGCCAGGATGGCCAAAGAGCAGGGTTCGCTTGTCGTTGCGTTCGTAACCTACCCATTTTCCCTTGAAGGAAGCAGGAAGCAGAAAGCCGACTGGTCATTGGAGCAGCTTAGAAAGAACGCAGACACAACCATAGTGGTAGAAAATGACCGCCTTCTCAGCTACGCACCAAATCTTCCAATAGAAAAGGCCTTCGAGCTAATTGACAACATAACCTCAAATGCTGTAAAAGGAATAACAGACACCGTAACTCTGCCAAGTCTTATAAATCTGGATTTCGCAGACGTGAGGACCGTGCTGCAAGGCGGAGGCACAGCCGTAATAAACATAGGCTTCGGTTCCGGAAACGACAAGGTCGAGCGCGTAATACGCTCAACGATAACGCATCCGCTGCTGAATGTGAATACGGAAAATGCGCATAGCGCGCTAATTCATGTATCTGGGGGCTCGTCCCTAACCATAGAAGAGGCAACTAAAATCGGCGAAGGCGTAACAGACGGCCTGGATCCGAAGGCCAACGTCATATTCGGGGCAAGGCTGTCTCCGGAGATGAAGGATCAGGTGCGCGTCATGTCGATAGTCACCGGAGTGACGCCAAGACTTGGTGAAGGGGTCGTGACAAGCCAAACGGCTGAATACAACCGCGACTTCATGGAAGGCATAGATAGGATATACTGA
- a CDS encoding Ham1 family protein, giving the protein MKIFFITSNASKVQLANERLNRYEIEVVQHKADLIEPQVFDVEAVAAEKAKQLLGIVKTPFVVEDSGMYIERLRGFPGALMKPVLDTIGDSGLIKLMSGETNRNALVKSALAYCNPEKNLIKTFTGNFKGSISESLRGDATRGWMVARIFVPAGETKTLAEMDDAEWQRHLDDSRKDDHYEKLGKWLKSNSQDLV; this is encoded by the coding sequence ATGAAAATATTTTTTATCACATCAAATGCGTCAAAAGTGCAATTGGCAAACGAGCGTCTTAATCGGTATGAGATAGAGGTAGTGCAGCATAAAGCTGATCTGATAGAACCGCAGGTATTTGATGTAGAGGCTGTTGCGGCAGAGAAGGCAAAGCAGCTATTGGGGATTGTCAAAACGCCGTTTGTAGTAGAGGACTCCGGCATGTATATTGAGAGACTTAGAGGCTTTCCAGGTGCGCTTATGAAGCCCGTTCTAGATACAATAGGCGATTCTGGATTGATTAAACTCATGTCTGGCGAGACCAATAGAAACGCGCTTGTAAAGAGCGCGCTGGCTTACTGCAACCCAGAAAAAAATTTGATAAAGACCTTTACAGGAAATTTTAAAGGCTCTATATCGGAATCGCTCAGGGGAGATGCAACAAGAGGATGGATGGTAGCAAGGATATTTGTACCTGCCGGTGAAACAAAGACCCTTGCCGAGATGGATGATGCAGAATGGCAAAGACACTTAGATGATTCTAGAAAAGACGATCACTATGAAAAGCTTGGTAAGTGGTTAAAATCAAACTCGCAGGATCTTGTATGA
- a CDS encoding tRNA/rRNA methyltransferase (SpoU) has translation MIKNIKVAFVEPRYQINLGYEARVLKNFEIRKMYLVNPKCKFNGKNAIKYSKHAHDLIENAAILKDLNGVTRNSFVVGTTALWRKSRKYFDNVMTLPEFEEYIRGKSIENMTLLIGRDNTGLNSEELFQCNSIVFIPTSQRYPTLNISHALAILLYALTAQKPSSWPQEIGELYADSSDLRMIKSLFGASVDSNPYIRKKETVKKAFENMLVRANPTKKEINALTAAFSKKYKA, from the coding sequence ATGATAAAAAACATAAAGGTTGCATTCGTTGAGCCAAGATACCAGATAAACCTGGGTTACGAGGCAAGGGTCCTGAAGAACTTTGAAATACGGAAAATGTACCTTGTGAACCCGAAGTGCAAGTTCAACGGCAAGAACGCGATAAAATACTCAAAGCACGCCCACGATCTTATCGAGAATGCGGCGATACTAAAAGATTTAAATGGCGTGACAAGGAATTCTTTCGTCGTCGGCACTACGGCATTGTGGCGCAAATCTAGAAAATATTTCGACAACGTAATGACGCTTCCCGAATTCGAAGAATATATACGCGGCAAAAGCATAGAGAACATGACCCTGCTCATAGGGCGTGATAATACCGGCCTTAACTCCGAAGAGCTCTTCCAGTGCAATTCCATCGTTTTCATACCCACAAGTCAAAGATATCCAACGTTGAACATATCCCATGCGCTTGCAATACTGCTGTACGCGCTCACAGCACAGAAGCCTTCATCGTGGCCGCAGGAAATTGGCGAGCTCTATGCCGACAGCTCGGATTTGCGCATGATAAAATCGCTTTTTGGAGCAAGCGTAGACTCAAACCCATACATACGAAAAAAGGAGACAGTCAAAAAGGCATTTGAAAATATGCTGGTACGCGCAAACCCTACGAAAAAGGAGATAAATGCGCTTACCGCAGCATTTTCAAAAAAATATAAGGCCTAG